One window of the Leptolyngbya sp. FACHB-261 genome contains the following:
- a CDS encoding Tic22 family protein: MSRTFIRSGTVVGLVGGLILGLSGVGEAQAQNSQPAQAPRPAQNNQQRPAPNNSQQRPAQTPQQAGQPLSETQVLQRFEVVPVFTVTDNNGAPITASSPQVANGAQIATFFLSYQDAQTALTQIRSNNPTIGNQAKIQPISMSRALQIIRQQNQQNPPQQGQANAQRPGNAGQANAQRPARNQGNAQGNAQRPGNQAQAGQPDLVFQFWPREENVQSALTILRTDGQQVEQFPGVPLFYLVGGRQNNQGLLTLQQDGREVIPFFFDRQDAQALLERLRQQQPDLATAAEIEVTSLSRVIGSMLDRNAAAESSRISFVPSRQALESVRSLQGTPGQGQGQSGQRPAQPAQGAGQARPNQAQPARPNQAQPARPSGQQPAQQPTQPRPATP, translated from the coding sequence GTGTCCCGAACATTCATTCGGTCCGGTACCGTCGTAGGACTGGTAGGAGGTTTGATCCTCGGCCTGTCAGGGGTGGGAGAAGCTCAGGCGCAGAATTCACAGCCTGCGCAAGCTCCCCGTCCGGCCCAAAACAATCAGCAGCGCCCAGCGCCGAACAACTCTCAGCAGCGCCCGGCACAGACGCCTCAACAGGCCGGACAACCTCTAAGCGAGACCCAGGTATTGCAGCGCTTTGAAGTGGTGCCGGTGTTTACCGTGACCGACAATAACGGCGCACCGATCACCGCATCCTCCCCGCAGGTCGCCAATGGCGCTCAGATTGCCACTTTCTTCTTGAGCTATCAGGATGCTCAGACGGCGCTGACCCAGATTCGTAGCAACAATCCGACCATCGGCAACCAGGCCAAGATTCAGCCGATTTCGATGAGTCGGGCATTGCAAATCATCCGTCAGCAAAATCAGCAAAATCCGCCCCAGCAGGGTCAGGCTAATGCTCAGCGCCCCGGCAACGCAGGTCAAGCCAATGCTCAGCGTCCTGCACGTAACCAAGGCAACGCTCAAGGAAATGCCCAACGGCCTGGTAACCAGGCTCAAGCAGGGCAACCCGATCTGGTCTTCCAGTTCTGGCCCCGTGAAGAAAACGTGCAATCGGCACTGACAATTCTGCGCACTGACGGTCAGCAAGTCGAACAGTTTCCTGGCGTGCCGCTGTTTTATCTAGTTGGAGGCCGCCAGAACAATCAGGGCTTGCTCACCCTTCAGCAAGACGGACGGGAAGTCATTCCCTTCTTCTTCGACCGGCAAGATGCGCAGGCCCTACTGGAGCGCCTGCGCCAGCAACAACCAGACCTGGCAACCGCTGCGGAAATAGAGGTCACCAGCTTGAGCCGCGTGATCGGTTCGATGCTAGACCGCAATGCTGCGGCAGAATCAAGCCGGATTTCCTTTGTGCCCTCCCGCCAGGCATTGGAATCAGTTCGTTCGCTGCAAGGGACGCCAGGGCAGGGCCAGGGACAATCGGGCCAGCGTCCGGCTCAACCTGCCCAAGGGGCAGGACAAGCTCGTCCTAACCAGGCTCAACCGGCCCGTCCTAACCAGGCCCAACCAGCTCGGCCTTCAGGTCAGCAGCCTGCTCAACAACCCACTCAGCCCCGTCCTGCTACGCCTTGA